One Streptomyces sp. SAI-135 DNA segment encodes these proteins:
- a CDS encoding sugar ABC transporter permease, translating to MTAQITQPVSGVEPLTSAPGPAPSRLRRLARAVLPGPAPGANGAAMYRRWWLPWLWTAPAIGCAVVFGVFPFLNTVLLSFTDAKPLGGAAGFVGLDNYTRMLQDDDFWLATRNSVLYAVIVVPLMVLLPLMLAVLVEKNLPGIGFFRSAFYTPVLASSVVVGLSWQWLLADDGLVNTWLEKAHLIRSAIPFLSDSWLILLSAMGLTLWKGLGWYMVFYLAALGNVPKELHEAAQMDGAGAVRRFWHITVPGVRQAMMLVGTLTGIGSLRVFTEIYMLGSSTGGPGGADRTLPFYIRDVGLDPITGNAGYGSAVSVALFALTLGLTLLAQRLTKEDES from the coding sequence TGGAGCCCCTGACCTCCGCGCCGGGCCCGGCCCCGTCCCGCCTCCGCCGGCTCGCCAGGGCCGTACTGCCCGGTCCCGCTCCCGGGGCCAACGGGGCCGCCATGTACCGCCGTTGGTGGCTGCCGTGGCTGTGGACCGCGCCCGCGATCGGATGCGCGGTGGTCTTCGGGGTGTTCCCGTTCCTCAACACGGTCCTGCTGTCGTTCACCGACGCCAAGCCGCTGGGCGGCGCCGCGGGTTTCGTCGGGCTCGACAACTACACGCGGATGCTCCAGGACGACGACTTCTGGCTCGCCACCCGCAACAGCGTCCTGTACGCGGTGATCGTCGTACCGCTGATGGTGCTGCTGCCCCTGATGCTGGCCGTCCTGGTGGAGAAGAACCTGCCCGGCATCGGGTTCTTCCGCTCCGCCTTCTACACCCCGGTGCTCGCCTCCAGCGTGGTCGTCGGTCTGAGCTGGCAGTGGCTGCTCGCCGACGACGGCCTGGTCAACACCTGGCTGGAGAAGGCCCACTTGATCAGGTCGGCCATCCCCTTCCTCTCCGACTCCTGGCTGATCCTGCTGTCCGCGATGGGCCTGACCCTGTGGAAGGGCCTCGGCTGGTACATGGTCTTCTACCTCGCCGCCCTCGGGAACGTGCCCAAGGAGCTGCACGAGGCCGCGCAGATGGACGGCGCCGGTGCCGTGCGCCGCTTCTGGCACATCACGGTCCCCGGAGTCCGGCAGGCCATGATGCTCGTCGGCACCCTCACCGGCATCGGCTCGCTGAGGGTCTTCACCGAGATCTACATGCTCGGCAGCTCCACCGGCGGCCCCGGCGGCGCCGACCGCACCCTGCCGTTCTACATCCGGGACGTCGGCCTGGACCCGATCACCGGCAACGCGGGATACGGCTCGGCCGTGAGCGTGGCCCTGTTCGCGCTGACGCTGGGGCTGACCCTGCTGGCACAGCGTCTGACCAAGGAGGACGAGTCATGA
- a CDS encoding carbohydrate ABC transporter permease: MTTSAVGTKGRRLLPRWRDYGRPRELVVRYLLLLLVLGLTVGPLLWQLLASLKGVSEDVFGADATLLPHHPTLRAYRTVFDQVPVWSYIRNSLIVVALSITSQLVFSTTAGYMLSKPAWKGRKAVWVVLVASMMFPFESIMVSLFISIRDLGLVDSLAGVWLPGFVGAINVLLMRGAFLAVPREIEDSAMLDGANEWQRFRYLYLPSAWGAIMVVVINTFISAWDDFLWPLIVLRSESNMTLTLGLSRLQSSSFGYDQRMVMAGSVISVIPVLVLFVITQRWFYKGVSSGAVKL; encoded by the coding sequence ATGACGACGAGTGCCGTCGGCACCAAGGGCCGTCGCCTGCTGCCGCGTTGGCGGGACTACGGCCGTCCGCGCGAGCTGGTCGTGCGCTATCTGCTCCTCCTCCTGGTGCTCGGTCTCACCGTGGGGCCCCTGCTGTGGCAGCTGCTGGCCTCCCTGAAGGGGGTGAGCGAGGACGTCTTCGGCGCGGACGCCACCCTGCTGCCGCACCATCCGACACTGCGCGCCTACCGCACCGTCTTCGACCAGGTGCCGGTGTGGTCGTACATCAGGAACAGCCTGATCGTGGTGGCCCTGTCGATCACCAGCCAGCTGGTCTTCTCCACGACGGCCGGCTACATGCTCTCCAAGCCCGCCTGGAAGGGCCGCAAGGCGGTCTGGGTGGTGCTGGTCGCCTCGATGATGTTCCCCTTCGAGTCGATCATGGTGTCGCTGTTCATCAGCATCCGCGACCTGGGCCTGGTCGACAGCCTCGCCGGTGTGTGGCTGCCCGGCTTCGTCGGCGCCATCAACGTCCTGCTCATGCGCGGCGCGTTCCTCGCGGTCCCGCGCGAGATCGAGGACTCGGCGATGCTCGACGGCGCGAACGAGTGGCAGCGCTTCCGGTACCTGTACCTGCCGTCCGCGTGGGGTGCGATCATGGTGGTCGTCATCAACACCTTCATCAGCGCCTGGGACGACTTCCTGTGGCCGCTGATCGTGCTGCGCTCCGAGAGCAACATGACGCTCACGCTGGGGCTCTCCCGCCTCCAGAGCTCGTCGTTCGGCTACGACCAGCGGATGGTCATGGCCGGTTCGGTGATCTCCGTGATCCCGGTGCTGGTGCTGTTCGTGATCACCCAGCGGTGGTTCTACAAGGGCGTCTCGTCGGGCGCCGTGAAGCTGTGA